A stretch of DNA from Papaver somniferum cultivar HN1 unplaced genomic scaffold, ASM357369v1 unplaced-scaffold_79, whole genome shotgun sequence:
cATTTCTGTTTAAAAATGGAAGAAATTACTGTCTTCATTCATGGCAGAGATTGTGAAATCTGAGGAGGGTTTCTTCTGAGAAAGGGCAGAAGTGGCCCTTGTTGCTAATTTGAGTAAAGGATATGAAGAAATTGATTGGGAGCCCAGGGACATTGAGTGGATTACTACTGAGAATTGGGCAGGGTTTGTTTGCTGCTGCTTCTATTGCTGCAATGGCTTCTGCCTTTGGATTTTCCAACTACACTGCTTTCTGGTATGAAATCTGAACATTTACTTGCAGTAATTTTGGTAGTGTGTTTCAGTTCCTCACTGATTGCCTTCTGATTAAACCGCAATTTGATTGGGCGTATTCAGTCTGTTCTGTTAATTGCATTTGTAAACCTAGAGGAAAGGGTATTGTAATTATGCTTTCCCAAATTGCATGATTGAGCTTTTATTATGATTTCTAAGGTAGTGGTATTATGAATTCAACTGTCTCGGCTGATATTTGATTCTTATTGCATTCAGCTATTTGATTGCTTCAATGGGACTTCAAGTGTTGTGGAGTTTAGGACTCGCATTTCTTGATGTGTATGCCATAAAGATAAAGAGAGACCTTCATAACCCTGTCTTAGTCAGCCTTTTCGTTGTTGGGGATTGGGTAAGTaccaatttcatcttcttctccgcTTATTACTGCCATACATTCGAATGTTTTGTGTTGTTTCCTTATATTCCATACATCAAGTATCATCACAGACTATTACTCGAGGAATCTGCTTTAGTTTGTAGCATAATCGATAGTATGAATCAAGTGGCATATCACATTTTAATCGTCTGATACAATGCAATTCTCAAATCATATCAATCTTTTTAAGTAGTTAATTTTTATTGTGAGAGTTGATAGTAGCCTATGAGAATATAAGAATATTCAAGTGGCTATCATGAGATACGCATGATCACTTCAAGGCTGGGTTACGCGGATACTTCTAGGGGGTCCTTGTATCGAGTGTCTGTACGTATGGATGCAGCCACATACGAGGACACTCCTAAAATACGCTTTTGTCAATTGAAAAGTGAGGGTCGCCTATCTATAAGGGAGGTTCGAATAAAAAACATGTGTATATCAGCAAACAAATAAACTTGGTGTGGTTGTCTCCTTTGTATTTTTATGTATAGTGTTGTGTCCCCGTATCATGGTTTCTTAGAATTGCTGTATTGGACACACAGAGTTGTCTCCGTATCGGACACCCGTGGCTGTATGTGTGCAACCCAGCTTCAAGGgttatttttatgtttctttaaTTGAGTTGTTAAGTTTACGAAGTTTCAGTGTTGAAGCTGAAATCTTAGAAAATGCACATCTTTAAGGCGCATCTGCTACTTGTTGGCAGGGGGTACATTACCTTGGCCTATGTCTCCTTGAATATACCGACTctgcagtatttaatcttcatTGACATACTTGTAAAAGATTTATAACCTTATTGCATTTTGTTCTACTAGAAGGGAAGCCAAACAATTAAACTATGTTATGATAGCAGTCTGTCACTACAACTTCTTTTAGTTTTTGTGATAGAGCTTATGCAGTTTATCCTTTGATCACCTGGCATTATGAATATTAAACCTGAGCTTGTCACCGACTAGGGATGTTATGGTATTGTTTGTGCTGGTTTTGTTAGTTTAACTGTGTAGAGAGTTCCTGTAACAGTTCTTATGCTAAAAATAATTCTTGAATTGGCAGGTAACTGCTACACTGTCACTTGCAGCTGCATGTTCATCAGCAGGGGTTGCTGTTCTGTATACAAAAGACATGGGCTTTTGCAAGTCACTACCTCACCACCCATGCAGCAGGTTCCAAATCTCCATAGCTCTGGGTTTCATCACTTGGTTCCTCATCTTTATATCATCTCTTGTAACGTTTTGGCTCTTGGCATCTGCTTGAACCCTTTTCTCGACACATACATCTGCGCCTGTTCTCTTCACACAAACACACACACTAATAATGCATACTGCTCTCATGTAAAAATTTGGTGTACGTACCATAACCTTGTTTTTAGTTGGTAACCAGATGGTCTATCACTTGGACTGTGTTGTTTTCCCTTGTATTTTCTAGAAGCAGGAGCTTATCCTGGTGCTCCACACTCTCAAAAATCCTCTTAGGACCACCATAATTTTACTGAACaattctctttttcttcaagactTTCTCAGCACTCACATTCAtcaacatttttcttcttctttttcttcaaaacttcctcAGCATTTACATTTTCATCAGCATTTTCCTCAACTGTtttcttcactttttttttttctacaaATCTCTCTCAGTACAGCGGCGTTTCAAATGTCAACAGTTAAAGTAGTAGTAGTAGAAAGCGGAGAAGAAGACCAGTCAACTGCTGGTGCTGTTTGTGTGAAACCCGTTGTGCTGAGAGATTCGaagataaaaaagaagaaaaatgttgaCGAAAATGCTGATGAAAGTGTAAGTGCTGAGGAAGTTTTGAAGACAAATGTTGAGGAAAGCGAAAATGCTGAGAAACTTGCTTGAAAAAATAATGGTGGTCCTAGGAAGATTTTTGAAAGGGTATGGAGCGACGAGGATGAGCTCCTGCTTCTGAAAGGTGTTTTACCTACCAACTGCGTGAGACAATTCAGCCGATACTTGACTGGTCGAAAACTTCAAGTCAACAATCGATCTGTTATCTGTGATGATCAGAATTATAAATTTGTGGTTTAACTTATTCTTTGTTTCCTTTCTTTCTGAAATTTGCTGGATCTGCAGTTGAATCCAAACAATTTAACTTGTTTAAGGAAGAGTCAGGTATGTGTCTCCTCCCATTCTCTCTAGAATTACTAGAGTGGAGTGGGCAGAGATGACAACAGAATTTCTTGGAATCAAGTAACAAAGTTCTTCCTTTATGGTGTTTTTTTGTTGCTTCATGGTCTTGAAAGTTCCCACAGGATGAATGTCTTTAGTTGGGGGGCCATgaaccctctttttttttttttttttctttttttagaagTAATATAAGAGCAAGATAAGCAACACTTGATGATGGGCACTTCAAAGGTGCCACAACTACTATTCATAGTAAGATAAGATTCAAGGTGTGTCACATCTATGACTACAGATATAAAGAGAGGTGCCTCTGTGGTCCTCATGTTTACAACATTTCTCATGATGCAAGGTAGAAGAACATCAAGCAGCAGTGCCCACCAAATATAAAgaaatttttcttcttattaGATCTCCGTAGATCTTAGGCTAATGAAAGGTGTCGGTGGAAATCTTTGCTCCCTCTTCCATATTTTAAACCTGCATCAAGGCAAAGGCCAACCAAGTCACTAAACGGCGCCAGTTATCCACCTGACATGTTTAGGACCTTTTCTCCGGATTTGTTTATGTTCTTATCACATAGGaaaggaaaacaaaaataaagctaATGTTCTACTTTGCTGGATAATGAGCAAAAGACGATAATGTATTAGTCGCATCTCACCACAAAGAAGAAACAACAACCAAAAGGACATAGTAAAATTGTACCAGTAATGATTATTTTGGGAAAGAAAAAATGGGTCATTTCACTTGAAAGGTAAAGGGCAACTATAAGAAAAAGGTCATGAGTCACAACTATGATGTATCATGTGTCTGTTTACTCCACATGTTTGTCTACTACACACATGGTGGGGAATATTGCTTCGTTGTAACGTTGTTAGCTTAGCTTTCAAGAATGAATGCAATGAAAATGCAGAGAAGAAAGGGCTTTCAATTTCATTCCTTAGCTTATGTAGTCTCCATTGTTGTGGAAAAATGAAGAAAGATGAAAACTCTAAGTAGTTTTTTCTCCTCGGGcggccgagaaagataatgctggTTCCTTGACTGTATGTAATAAGATCTTAAGAAGGATCCAATGAGTCTCCAATAAACAACAGTGCAGCTCAGCTCAGCTCAGCTCTATAATTGGTGTGTGTACTTACTGGTTTCTCTCACTTGTATGATTGAAGGCAATGAAGGGCAACCTGCCCCAGCAATAATCCCCCACTCTACTTATCACTGTTTTGTCTGCAAGAATGAAGATGAGAATGAATCAATATTGTGATTAAACAAATTGATTACCACTTGGGGAAATGTGATTAGTGAAAAGAAGAAAAGCAAAATGAATGAACTGTTCTTTTTTATTAGATATAATACATTGGAAGAGCACAATAATCTCACACCCAACATTCCCCAATCTAATCATAATTAccaaatcaaaatgaaaaattgCTGCTGATGACCCCCTTTTATCAAACCCAAACAAAAGTTTTACACAGTGAAGAAAAAGAAGGTAAAAACTGAATGCTGCTAGACACACACTTTTGCTGCTCTAGGACAACATACtggtaaaaaaaattaaagaaactgAACTATTCTTGTTTTGGCTTCTTCCATGTTTTACATAACAATCTCCGGTTTCAGAATGCTTGACTTGATTTCTTTGTGGGGAAGGACAACACCACCATTGCTGTAAATCTCATCGCATACATGCACGTCTTCTCCGAGGATAGTCATGTTCTCTACACGAGCCCATTGCCCGACTGTCGAGTGCCAACCTATGATGCTGCTAGAGATGCAAGCATGCTTCTTAATCCGCACACCTTGCATTATTGTGCACCTTGATAGTCTTACACCTGATTCAATAACACAACCAGGGCCAATAGCGACGTCTGGTCCAATCAAACAACCTTCTCCAATCTCTGCACTATCATCTACCAATACGTTTCCAACAACGTGAGATCCAACAGCCAATTTGGATGAGGATTTCTTGCGAAGTGAATCCAAGTACAATCTCAATCCTGTAATGTAATCCCTTGGTTGTCCAATATCCATCCAGAAACCTGGTAAGACCATTGCGAATAGCTTGTTCTCAGCTGCAATCTTTGGGAAGACTTCTTTCTCAATTGAGGTGGGTTTCAATTCAATACGGTCAAGCACCGACGGGTTCAAAAGGTATATCCCAGCATTGATCTTGTTTCCCACAAAGATTTTTGGCTTCTCAACAAATTTCTCAACCTTTCCTGTTGCTTCTTCTGTAACCACCACACCATATTTCGAAGGCTCATCGACCTGCCACGACACAACAAACACAAATTTAGACTCACTGCAAACTATTTCAGTAAGCGAAAGTAACTCTAATTGATTGTTATTACCTTTGTAACCATAATGGAAGCCTCTCCTCCATGTGCTTTATGGAATTCAATCATCTCTTTGAGTGGGTATTCACTAATAACATCACTATTGAGGACAAAGAATGGCTCACCAGAGTCATCAATCAACTTATCTCTAGCCAAAGCTAAAGGTCCAGCAGTGCCTAGTGGCTCAGTCTCTTGAGAACAAGTGATCTTGATCCCAAGCTTTGCCTCGAAACCTTTCAAGAACTTGAGCATCACCTGCGAAATTAGTCAAATTAACCAAATCAATCCCCATTTGCATCATAATACTGGAACACCGACAAGCAATTTTGGAAATAATTTTTACCTCTGGTTGGTAATTGATGGCTAATACAACTTCAGTGACTCCAATAGCTTTAAGAGCTTCAATCTATACAAAACAAAGACATTATAACATACAATTAGAGCTCAACTCCAATTTTTTCCGACAGACAGATAAGGAGATGCAATGAATAATACCTGATGTAGAATCATTGGTTTGTTAGCGAAATCAATGAGTGGCTTGGGGACAGTAAGTGTCAATGGCCTTAGCCTGGTTCCGAAACCTCCAACAAGAATAAGAGCCttcattttgaattttttttttatctgtaaattgaAATCACAAATGGATCAAATCATTAATATAGATTCCAAAAGATCAGATCAAGTTTCAATTTGAAGTCACTAGAAccattgatgaagatagaatcaaaagaaacaaacaaaaaagcTGATCcagatgaatgaatgaatgaacagGTGTCTGCATTAACTAGAGACAGCGGAAATTGATTACAAAAAGATAAATTgttaaatcaaaattcaaaaaattaaatttGCGATCTAGAATGAACAGAGCTACCACCAGAAGCTCTATTGAATCGATTCAATTAAATTTGTGATCAAATTGGAAATCTAAATTTGAAGACATTATGTTTTGAGATTGTGATTAGATCTAAGAAGTTAAAAGCATTGTAGAAAAAAACCAGATTTCACAGATCCAACAGAAAttcgaggaagaagaaaaagaaaagactaGAAAAAATGATTTGGTCTCAAAATCTTACCGAAATTAACGTCGGATTCGGAGAAGAATTCTGAAGCCGACAGAGAGAGATTTATTTTTCCCTCGCTTTTCTTCTCCCGATTTCTCAGAGAGGAACTGCGagagaaattaaggagaaaagagaagaagaagttagttGGTTTTGGTTCAATTTGTGAATGAGTGATGGGAGCCTTTATATATACTCGAGTAATATCCGATTCCGATTCCGGTTCTAACAcaggatttaattttaattttaattttaattttaattttaatgagtGAATTTATGAATTCAGTCACGTCAGCGTAGGGTAAGGCTTTGTTTTTGTATTCCAACTTGGATTACAATTTTAATTGCTTACTGTATAATCTAATCTTAATATCCGATGGCTATTTTCCGGGACTAGAATCTTTGACCATAAGATTTTGGTCTTCACAGTTTTATACCTTCGTGTTTAAAATCACATAATCTACTTTAGATTTAAGAAAAAAATGTGAATGAACTAAACAAAAGCTTGTTGGATTAGATAATTCATAATTCATTCGCTTCGAAAGTATTCGTCGTAGAAACTATAATGAAACAAGTCACGGGTCTATCCGGAACGGAAGGAATATTAAACAGGTTTATAATTGGTGTGAGACAAGGATTGTAATCGCACCAGAAGAACCAAATAAATATGACAATTTTTTGACTCTAAAAATTAACATTGCTTTGTCAATGTCAAATTACAGGGCAAACTCTGTAGTAGGATTAACTATTTCTGACTATGCAGGTAACATTGATGAAGAAAGTGGTAGCTATGCAAACTGTCTTACTGGATAAGAGTTTGAGAGAACTGGAGCCAAATAAGCTTTCCGATTAGCGACCAAGTGTAGAGGACAAAACGTTATTTTCCAAAGCGATTCTGAACCGACACTCAAGTTGCTAATGGAAATGTATGCTACGGCTAGAAAAAAGAGATACACTATCAGTGAAGACTGCAATCGAGACCCAAAAACTTGCATAAACTTTAAAGTGCAAGGttttattttaaaaattaaaTACCATAAAATTGAGGCAGCTCATTTACTTAACTTATGTAATCGTCATGGTCTCAAGAAGACACGGTCAAGGGAGAATTTTAGAATCCTAATGAAAAATTTACATTTTCAATTTTAAAATTATCAATGTAACTAGTATCACAGCCCTGTTTTACAACAAGGTTAATATAGGGGAAAAATTTCAATGAATGAATGAGGATTTGATCCtcctatttgaaaaaaaaaaggattgtaATTAGTAGTGTTTTGATATGGTCTAAACTAATTAAGAGGTTCTTGATTATTCCACAATCATAATTAATCTTTTATTGAACTTTTTTTAACCATCATGGTTAAAAGAGGATGAGCCTCTCTTAAACTGTACCAAAATCAACTCTGAATAATTATATGAAGCAATTTGAAATTGTTTATGGGGCATGGGGTCATATGGTGATACGATAGGGACTTTAGCTTAGGTACCACCAATGAATTATCAGTACCAAAATTATAAGCAaggctattattattattatcaggtAACTCGTGTATCAGCACTAATTTGATTCCTCCTATAATTATTGTGATAATAATTGTGATTATTCTAGACTAATTTAGACACATGCAATTGATGGGCATTATGAGGTGGCTCCTATTTTAAAATGTTGCTACCAGTATGGATCCTACCCTACCTAGTACCTACTACATTTTTCACCCTCTACAATTCTTCATTCCAAACCTCTGGGGCTGCTCCTAAGTTCCAACAAATATATTACTGTTTACTTATACTAAGGTTATAACGCATGACGCATGACGCATGAGCAATGTTACTGTGGGACTGTGAAGCACGGACACTGACGTGGGACACGGACATGATACGGACACAAGGACCGACAAGAATCCAAAATCATCAAGACACGgatatgtttatatatatatatatatatatatattaataaaatggtttttgtataCTAAGAACAAGTGCAGTGGTGccatcaaaaccaaaaacaaaaaaaaaagatcaaattttggattTAGTCCGTGTTGCTACGTTACAGTAGTGGAGTATATTTGATCGAGTGCAAATATAACGTTCATTTGCTGAGGGGCGTAGGTATTATGCACGCTTGAATGGGGCGTAGACAAACATTACATCCATTGTGGAGCGTAGACATAACAAACGCCCGGTGTGGGGCGGATGTATAATTAACGCCCCACAAATGGACAGAGCTATTACATACGCCCCACAAATGCACTAATATGGGGCGAGCTTTATATGTGAGCCTGTCAACCAGCACTAATATGGGGCGAGCTTTATGCGTGAGCCTGTCAACCTGCGGACATTTTACCTACGCATGAAGGGGCGTACTTTATATCAACGCTCCATCGAAGCGTATTTTATAACTTCGCCTCATCATGGAACGAGGAATATACAACCGCTTCACATGAAACGTATTTTATAACTTCACCTATTAAcaaacgtacattatacgttcgctcgaccatatttggttttggtcttggtcccagaccaaatatagtctgggatttGATTTTGGTCCAACATTTACTCTTTAGTCCCCCATTGTGTCTCGTTTCTGGACCATATTTTTGGGATTAATCGTCCACTGTGGCTGCTCTAAGATCATGGTGTTATAATATATCAAGTACATTAAtcacacaaatacatgaaaaaactcaattttatgcCGGTAGGTTAGTTCACATGCAGAAAAATTAACTATTATACTAATTTCTTTGACACACTAGGTTACCAAACTACTAAAATAGAATATAGATTTCTACACTGTGTCGTGTCGGTGTCCCACGCGCGTCATATGTCCGTCGCATGTCTGCCGCGGTCACGGCACCCATACTGGTATGTCGGTGCTTTACTGCTGTGGGAAAATTAGTACTTAAAAGAATGAAACACAAACTGAAAATTGTTGTAGCACTGGCTTTAAGACATTATAGATCAATGGGATATTGTTTTCAAGATATATAATAAAGACCGAACAACGTAATTGAATTCAAGGTCTGTACTTCTTCGATCCAATCAAGAATACACAGTAgaagtttttgatgatgcttagctggaggaaaagaaaaacacagaaTTTTTCATGATGTTTAAATTAGAGAGAACATCTTCACACCTCTACGATTTTATTCCAAACCTTTGTGTTAGAATATATACCGAGTTtttcaagatgaagatgaaatgtTCAAGATTCAATCAAGCTATCAGAAGATCGACGGAGATTAAGAATTAAGGAAAATCGACGGAGATCAAATGAAGTTTCCAAGAATAAAATATCTTGTGTAATTTAGGTAATTTTCTAGTTAAGGAAAAAATCTAATTAATTCTCTATATTTTCTATATTCTAGTTAATTAGGAGATATTCTAGTTTATTAAGATATATATTCTCTAGAATAAGATCATATCTTAAATATTTACATATTCACTCTATAAATAAAAAGTGTCATTGTAATTGTAATTCATCTCAGTGACATCAAAACTGGTGATCAATAATATTCCACCCTTCGGGGTTttgtccgtggacgtaggtcgagttgaccgaaccacgttaaatcttgtcCCTCATTTCTCTTGAATCGATGATGCCTCGATACTCATAaattattatggtatcagagcggggagatccgctcaaATTGCTTCCGCAAATCATTTTCATCGATATCATTTTTTGTTTTGGCACCATGATTCATCACATATTGTGGTTTCGTGTCATCAAGTTTACTCATCATATATGTTTATTGATGAGATCATCGTTTCTTTTTCACCATATGGTTCTCAAATCGAGTCGTGGTCGTTAAATAAGTATTCAAGTTAAACACTTCGATTCTCTCCGTGTTCAACTTGCGGGGGATGTTAGAATATATACCGAGATGAATATCGAGGTtttcaagatgaagatgaaacgGTCAAGATTCAATCAAGCTATCAGAAGATCGACGGATATTAAGAATTAAGGAAAATCGACGGATATCAAATGAAgtttccaagaaaaatatatcttGTGTAATTTAGGTAATTTTCTAGTTAAGGAAAATATCTAACTAATTCTCTATATTTTCTATATTTTAGTTAAGTAGgagatattctaatttattaagATATATATTCTCTAGAATAAGATCATATTTTAAATATTTACATATTCACTCTATAAATAAAGAGTGTCATTGTAATTGTAATTAATCCCAATGACATCAAAACTGGTGATCAATAATATTTTATCCTTCGAGATTTTGTCCGTGGACGTAGGTGGAgttagccgaaccacgttaaatcttgtcCCATTTCATTTCTCTTGAATCGATGATGCCCCGATATTCATAAATTATTACTTTGGGTCTAACAACTATTCTACTGCATTGCAAAAGGCTGCAAGATTGTTACGGATTGTGCATGTCTAGTTATTACTAGCTAACATGATGCATCATTCAAACACCTACTTGGAAAAATTAGAAAAGTGAATGATACTACATCCGCCAAAAGAAATTTTAGATTTTTCTCCAAAACACATTTGTGGACACAACAGTAAATTGGTTGTAATAGCTAGATGTTCAGTGAAATCCTGGAAAGTTTCTCTCGGTGGATTaatcatttttgatttttttctttctctttttgcattaaaaaccttaatgaaaataaagaaaaatagtgCGGGTACATTATTTTGTACGGCTCCACCATTCTTCTGGATGGAAGATCATACTTAGCCAAatccaaaaactgatgatgtggaTCTTCTAATCCAGCGAATGGCATATTCCCATTGTGTGGGGGAGTTGGGATCAATTTCCAGGCTCCACAATTGAATTCGGAGACTACACAATGAAAACAACTTCATGTTGCTTTCTTGCGTCTATTTTTGCGAGTAAAATATTTTACATGGAGTTTCCAGATTCATTCCAGTGATGTATATggatctgctgctgctgcatcgcAGTCAGATGCTTGTTACACTCATGTTACCTACCTTGAGTCTAAATTAAGCTCTCGTATATTAATTAATAACATAGAAATTTGTTTATATTAGGTAATGGTACAGCCAGATATAAATTTACTAATAGTTATGGAATCATCATATTTAATTCTTAGATTCTAATCTAAACAGGTCATGGTTTTCAAATTGTTTGTcagaaaataaaaaccttaaagtATCTAATACACTTATCAGTTATCAACATAATTAGCATTACATTAGTAATTAAGCTAATTATTGCTGGTAATCTGTCATGTGATCACCTGCCACCCTTTGCTTTCTCTATTGTGTATACTCAAAATGGAGTTTTCCTAGTCTCATCAATCTCTTGGATCCAACAACACCCCATATTAGAAAAGTTCAAAATCTCAACTCCAACTCCTTGATCATGACATGATTTCCTCAATCTGCATACCAGATCTCAATATGCAAGGACTCTTCCATTTCCTTACAGAAGTGTTCTTGTTGAAGTGCACACCCATGTCATGTGATGTTCATGTGCACACCATAATCATTTTTAAGCAGCAGATGAAAACAAAATGTGAATTTATTAACTTGGAGAACATGGTTGATCGAAATCATGTTACGTCTCACAGGCGAGCAACTAGGATCGTATGGCATTATTCTTAATATTTTCGAAACTTAAAGTATATTATACCGACACATGCACCCAAAATTCGTGTACCTGAAGAATTACAAAAACTATAACACCTAAAAAAAATACATCAACGTACTTCTAGTTAGCGAACTAGCTGAATTCTACCGGCCAAACCCACCTGCAAAACAGTGTACAAAGTACATGCAGATCTTATTTAATTATACAAAAGTCAAAACCCATTACTGAATCATCACCAAAACCAACACCGAAATTCACAAACTATGTGCTCTTTAAAGCTTAAATTCATGTTGTTGGTTCATCATGCAAAGCAACCTAACAATTCTATATTAGTTGAAAAGTAACTTAATTTGACTTTCTTCTTTTGCATGTAAGCCTTTACTTGGATAAGCATTAACCTCCCAAACTGAAAGTCAAAGATCTGTCCAGCCTCGTGATCCGCACCCCCAACCTTTTCCGGTAATAACACACCACAGTGGTTAACGTAATTTCCAAAAAGATTCAACTCCGTCGACATTTAACCACACGTTTATCagatttttcttgtctttttccttcttccCGGTCTCATGTACTCCTTGTTCTTTTTTCAATAGGccatttttaataaataaaagtttcaaaaaagtaggtcagtttcctaatccggaaagtcaaatgttactttagttttttgggaccacttttctcttaactttttttgatgacaagtgtcatgtggactaCTTCACTTTACTTGTTTGtttaacaagtgtcatgggaaccatttcacttcacttcttttattgacaagtgttatgagtaccactttcaatgattagttctcttaatttcc
This window harbors:
- the LOC113344522 gene encoding CASP-like protein 5B2 → MKKLIGSPGTLSGLLLRIGQGLFAAASIAAMASAFGFSNYTAFCYLIASMGLQVLWSLGLAFLDVYAIKIKRDLHNPVLVSLFVVGDWVTATLSLAAACSSAGVAVLYTKDMGFCKSLPHHPCSRFQISIALGFITWFLIFISSLVTFWLLASA
- the LOC113344683 gene encoding mannose-1-phosphate guanylyltransferase 1 — translated: MKALILVGGFGTRLRPLTLTVPKPLIDFANKPMILHQIEALKAIGVTEVVLAINYQPEVMLKFLKGFEAKLGIKITCSQETEPLGTAGPLALARDKLIDDSGEPFFVLNSDVISEYPLKEMIEFHKAHGGEASIMVTKVDEPSKYGVVVTEEATGKVEKFVEKPKIFVGNKINAGIYLLNPSVLDRIELKPTSIEKEVFPKIAAENKLFAMVLPGFWMDIGQPRDYITGLRLYLDSLRKKSSSKLAVGSHVVGNVLVDDSAEIGEGCLIGPDVAIGPGCVIESGVRLSRCTIMQGVRIKKHACISSSIIGWHSTVGQWARVENMTILGEDVHVCDEIYSNGGVVLPHKEIKSSILKPEIVM